ttattgtatgacacagcaaacaaaatagatatgctgaatttcgtttcacaaagccacaagtcgaacacttcccaagtgtctaggactctgtgatgtattttcggattattattattattttattatgacacagcaaactagatagatatgctggatttcgtttcacaaaaccacaagtcaaacacttcccaagcgtttaggactatgtgatgtattattattattattattattattattattattattattattattattattattattattgtatgacacagcaaacaagatagatatgctggatttcgtttcacaaaaccacaagtcgaacacttcccaagtgtctaggactgtgtgatgtattttcggaaaatgcgtgcagatcccagtcgggtggcctcttgcagttggcagatcgtaattttgtcaatgtctattgtttccaaacgctggctgagatcttttggcacggcacccaatgtgccgatcaccaccgagaccacctgcactggtttctgccagagtctttgaagttcaatcttgaataataataataataataataataataatatattagtattattagtatttataatttatttatttgctacatttatatcccgctcttctcaccccgaaggggagtcagaacagcttacaaattaaatttacattcaatattatattattagcatagcacattattggcaataaattaccatattgtgctatatctatattttgtaatattaataataatattacatgtactatattattaatattattatattgtattggtattatatcgtattacaaaataatattaatattatatgcatatacaatatataatatatattattgtaaattatattgtatatatgtatatatgcatgtgtgtatacatatatacatatacacataaaaaTTAGCAAAGCATATTGTATAATAGTATacttttattagtattatgttattagtagtacagtagagtctcacttatccaagctaaacgggccggcagaagcttggataagcgaatatgttggataataaggagagattaaggagaagcctattaaacatcacattaggttatgattttacaaattaagcaccaaaacatcatgttatacaacacatttgacagaaaaagtagttcaatacacagtaatgttgttgtaattactgtatttacgaatttagcaccaaaatatcacgatgtattgaaaacattgactacaaaaatgcgttggataatccagaacgttggataagcgaatgctggataagtgagactctactgtatatcataattattattatattagtattataagtattggtccatgaggtcacgaagagtcggaaacgagtgaatgtagtatattattattattattatccacgaccttttaatccagttcctcatgtaatattatttttgttgctattcaTTTTGCTCCTGGTATGAattgcaatgtaaatatctgatatgcaggatgtctttgcattcactggaccacatttggcacaaatacccaatacgcccaaatttgaatattggtggtgTTGGGAGGGGGGAATGATTGGCcgatttgaatctgtgagatgaggcaagctcccgtctgtcagctctagcttgcgtggacgtgagagaagcctcccagcaggatggtaacacattcaggcAACATCTGTCGATGGCCAATTCTCTACCACCAGAAACGACTTTTttgtggtattttttaaaaaattaacaccaGACAGTAAGATGAAAGACAAGGAGAGTATCACAGAGTTAAATGAGCACTTGcatttatttatacacacacaaaggAACAAAACTAACCCCAAGGGTTCTTTCAAACACCAGGTCCCCGAAGGaatcgatattattattattcatgtctCTTCTTCACTCAGCAACATATTGGGGATTCCCTTTGTGATGGGAAACTCGCGCCCCGTGTCCGGGCATTTCAATACGCCTTCGACCACCTCCACCTGCAAAAGAAGCCAAGCCAAAGGGAACATTGGATGGCGCAAACTGGGACAATCACTTTCAAAACATGAGCTGTATATAACTGCACAGGCTCGGAGACGATTGTGATTCAGTCCCATTCcccccaggccttgaagctgcaaggctattcaatgctaatcaaggtggctatttGCAACctccatacttgcctccaacagacaagagttctttctcccatcctggacattattccacagatatataaagtacaataatctatatatatataaaagggtagtgaaatttcggcctaggacaaaacaacaaaactacacatcccagaaacactaaacttggcagcacaacccttcatccatgcctccacgttcatacaacaaaaagaaaagaaaaataaagtcctaattagagggagaggaataattgtttttatcctattgctgccagttagaaggctaactctgcccacttggtctcctagcaacccactcagtccaggggacaggcagagttaggcctcacttaggcctcttccacactgcctataatacagattatctgatttgaactggattatatggcagtgtagactcaaggcccttccacacagctatataatcattttataatggacttaatgtcaggggaaaagctttaccctttaccttaactaccaccaattcctcaatactttatttcccataccaccagacttcgccacagcaacgcgtggccgggcacagctagtatattataatataatatatcgtataagcatataatattgataatattataatgtaatacaatataatactaatatatttattatttatttatttactacatttatatcctgcccttctcactccgaagaggactcagagcggcttacaaattaaatttacatacaatattatattatttattattatttatttatttaagacatttatatcccgcccttctcaccccgaaggggactcagagtggcttacaaattaactttacatacaatattatattattagcatagcacaataaaggcaataaattaccatattgtactatatctatatattgtaatattattaataatattacatgtaatatataatatataattaatattatattgtattattagtattatattgtattacaaaataatattattaatattatatgcatatgcaatatattataatattacagagcagcctaaaaaagggctgaaaaattaggcttatattcgagtatatacagtatattgtatgtacatataatttgtaagccactctgaatccccttcgaggtgagaagggcgggatataaatgtagtaaataaataaataatataaacccctcttgcctagtttccaacagagctcacaacctctgaggatgcctgccacagatgcaggcgaaacgtcaggaaagaatgcttctgtaacatggccatacagcccagaaaactcacagcaacccaatcttatGATTCTGGGTAACATGGGGATTCAGAAACCTGAGATGATGAAGAGATCCCTTACCTCCATCAACACATGATGTACTTTCCGGAGAAAATCCTCATTGCTCTCGTAGTCAGGGATGGGCTCAGCAGGCAGGTCTGACCGATGGCCCAACTACAAAAGATGGACAAAACAGATtgtgatcataataataattttattttataccccgcctctatctccccacagggactcggggcgcctaacatggggccaagcccagataaccacaataaaacaggataatgataaaataaattacactttcaaaccaggaacatgtttcacattttgttatatacagtagagtctcacttatccaagactcgcttatccaaggttctggattatccaatgcatttttgtagtcaatgttttcaatatatcatgatatttggtgctaaattcgtagatacagtaattacaacataacattattgcgtattgaactactttttctgtcaaattcgttgtatagcatgatgttttggtgcttaatttgtaaaatcataacctaatttgatgtttaataggcttttccttaatccctccttattatccaagatatttgcttatccaaggttctgccagtctgtttatgttggataagtgagactctactgtagtgtaatCAATGTTAGGAGAACATGACTCACGCTCTCGGCAGCTTCTACCAAAGCTCCCCACTCCACTTTGGGCACCATCCGGGCCGTGAACTCCGGATTGAAATCCACATTGTTCACCTTCACCTCTGTAGCCTGTGCGAagaaaatggagggaaaaaattatttatcattattattatttatttatttacaacatttctagggattaaggaaaagcctattaaacatcaaattaggttatgattttacaaattaagcaccaaaacatcatgttatacaacaaatttgacagaaaaagtagttcagtacacagtaatgctatgttgtaattacagtagagtctcacttatccaacataaatgggccggcagaacgttggataagcgaatatgttggataataaggagagataaaggagaagcctattaaacaccaaattaggttatgattttacaaatgaagcaccaaaacatcatgttatacaacaaatttgacagaaaaagtagttcaatatgcagtaatgctacgtagtaattactgtatttatgaatttagcaccaaaatatcatgatgtattgaaaacattgactacaaaaatgtgttggataatcaagaacgttggataagcaagactctactgtactgtatttacgaatttagcaccaaaatatcacgatatattgaaaacattcactacaaaaatggcttggattatccagaaacttggaaccCAAGCCATGATTTTAACTCTTTATCTTGTATGgtgttttttatgacttgcttttattctctgattgattggttttattcttttgtttttatattgttctgttcgggcttggccccatgtaagccgccctgagtcccttcagggagatggggcggggtataagaataaaattattattattattattattattattattattattattattattattattattagcgaggcttggataagtgagactctactgtattatattattattataatatattatacagtTATATTATTACAGACAATTCTTGAACACTATTATCATATCACATCTTCTTTGAAGTATTATTATGATGTTATACCTTCTGGAAACAATTCTTTGATTGATCCTTGAAGATTAGTACTAATGGAATaatgtcccgggtgggagaaagaaagaactcttgtctagttgaggcaagtgtgaatgttgccaacggccagcttgattagcactgaattgattagctgcttcctgcctgggggaaatcctttgttgagaggtgttcgctggccctgattgtttccagtctggaattcccctgtcttttgagtgttgctctttatttactgccctgattttgtagtttttaaaaatattaggagccagattgtgttcatggtCATGGTTTCCTCACTCTTTAGCCCCGCCCCTCGCGAAGTGGGCGTGGCCTCGGGGAAGCTCCGCCCTCACCTGGATCCGGAGTGGGAACCCGCCGCCGGGCCGGACGCCCCGCACGTGCGAAGTCAGCATGTTGTGCGTCAAGAGCTTCATCCTCGCACGACTCCGGTGGCCCGAGAACCcgtctgcgcatgcgcgtcctcGCCGCACCGCTCAAACGCCCCTTTATCTCCTCACTTCCGGCGGCCTCTTTGGACATAGTTCCGGTGAATATGTGCAACGCTGTTATTGAACCCACCGGAAACTAGGTCCCTGTGCAACACCGTTCCGGGTTGTTCTATTTCATTTAAATCAGACATGatccaacttcggccctccaggtgttttggacttcaactcccacaattcctaacagtctttgGAGACAGTTCCTGTCATCTGCTGACTTTCAAACCCAGCTTCTGTGTGCTAAGTGGGTGTGGGGCATGTaaattaatatatatctatatatataaaagagtgatggcatcacggcgacccacaaaacaacaaaactacaggccccccaacttcgaaatttgacaacacaacccatcatccacgcctctaggttgatacaacaaaaagaaaacaaaaacaaagtcctaattagagagagaggaataattgcttttatccaattgctgccagttagaaggctaagctcctccaacttggtctcctagcaacccaataaaaaataataaaaaacactaaaaaataattaaaaacactaacgaattaatacaataaaatactataataacaaaataactaaaaataatacaagaaaataataaaatataataaataaaaagataacttacaataaaattaattaaaaaaatacaaaaaagtcaaataaaaattacacaacaatttttaaccaataccaccaccactatgccacagcaacgcgtggccgggcacagctagtacaatataatttacaatgtttaaaagcaatgcaatgcacactatttagctgtttgtgattcctttcttttatcacttttaaacttatttattacgcaatgcttttgacacgaaataaataaataaataaatttacaataatatataataattataacatatattataatgttataattatAACATTGCCAAATGATGCAGTtttagctgcattatatggttagtataaaatgctataattgaTTGCGGGTTTGACAAGAGATGGATCTACACAGCCAAATGACACAGTTCGAACTGTGTTATACGCTCAGTATgttatagacccatataatgcaatccaAGCTACAAATATATGCAGCTGCgcttgaccatataatgcagctcttGTTGtgttatttggcaatgtagatccagccatttATCCTGCTGGGtgaccacactctctcagcctcagaggaaggccacgaATGAGTCTAGCCTAGGAAAAAAACTACAAAAAGGCCTGCCTTCAATTGGAAATGACTCGGAGGCctttaaataaagtattattatttactcAGTTTAAACTGTGCTATTTGTCAACTTAGATCCAGCCTCATGGGTGACCTTAacgcaagtcacactctctcagtctcagaggaaagccaTGGGAAACCCATTCTGAATAagtcaattacaatatttatttccaaaattccattgttttttatttagatatgtgatatattttttatacatatgtgaggcattgaattttgccatttattatgttgtaaaccgctttgagccccctcaggggtgagaaaagcggtatagaaatgtagttaataataataataataatcatcatcatcatcatcatcatcatattatattgtaatacaatataatactaataatacaatataataatattcattatatattagatttttacatgtaatattactaatatgtaATATAACTaatgtaatacatgtaatataactacagtagagtctcacgtatccaacattcgcttatccaacattctggattatccaacgcatttttgtagtcaatgttttcaatacatcatgatattttggtgctaaattcgtaaatacagtaattactacatagcattactgcgtattgaactactttttctgttaaatttgttgtataacatgatgttttggcgcttaatttataaaatcataacttaatttggtgtttaataggcttctccttaatctctccttattatccaacgtattcgcttatccaacgttctgccggcctgtttatgttggataagtgagactctactgtaataataaattgatacagcacaatatagtaatttattaccagtattgtactatgctaatgatataatattgtatgtaaatttaatttgtaagccgctcagagtccccttcggggtgagaagggcggcatataaatgtagcaaataaataaataatgagatgCAGATGAACGGCAcctaggccccgccccctcacgctggccccgccccccggtggaggaggaggaggggaaaaggagagTAGCGAGGCCCGGGGTTGCCAGGGCAGCCGTCACTCTCAGCGATTTCCATGGCAACGGGGTGGCGAGGGGCGGGGGTGCTGGTCCTGGCAGGGAgggcggcggcagcggcagcggcgTCCCCATTCGGCAACACCTGGGCGCTGAAGTGGCGGACTTTCGCGACCGGAGCAGCAGCCATGGCGGCCCTCAAGGTGAGTCTCTCCAGGCCCGGCCCACACCGGAGAGTTAGCGCGGTTTGGCCCCGCTTTGAGGTGCCTTGACAGACCCCTGAGGGGTTGCAGTTGGTCAAGGCCGTGGTTGCATAACCTGGAGCCAGGCCGTGCCCTCAGGAGGCATTCCAGGCCTACTAGGCCCGAGGCAGGCCCTTCTCGAGTTGCATCCCTGAGGCATTCCTGTCAGAGCTGGGCTGCTCTATGTACAGAAAGTGTTATTAGGCTGAAATACCATATTGAGGGGGAGCCTGTTTATCTGCATTATGTCTTGTTGTTTCTGtaagtttgtgtatatttatgcctgcgcctttattttttattgagtCATTTATtatcatgcctcacaacctctgaggatgcctgccatagatgtgggcgaaacgtcaggagagaatacttctggaatatggccatacagcccggaaaacatacaacaaccctatttattatttgcttctatgtttaccccgcctttccctaccccaaaggggactcaaggcgccaTACATAGAGGCCATTATTCCATGCCTTTGAAACATatacaacacaaaaattgaaattataattagaataaaatcagatatattacagtagagtctcacttatccatattacagtagagtctcacttatatacacatacacaccacacacacacatatatatataatgtatatacagtagagtctcacttatccaagactcgcttatccaaggttctggattatccaaggcatttttgtagtcagtgttttcaatatatcgtgatattttggtgctaaattcgtaaatacagtaattgcgtattgaactactttttctgtcaattatgttgtataacatgaagttttggtgcttaatttgtaaaatcataacctaatttgatgtttaataggcttttccttaatccctccttattatcctagatatttgcttatccaagcttctgctggcccgtttagcttggataagtgagactctactgtatttatgcctttattttttattgagttATTTATTGTTTGCTTCTGTGTTTACCCTGCCTTTCCCTACCTCAAAGGGGATTCAAGTCGCCATACATAGAGGCCATTATTCCATGccttataatactaataataataatactttatttttctatcccaccaccatctacttgaaggaactcagggcggctaacatggggcgatgccaaaaacaaaacagaataaagcaattacaacgaatatcaaaacagaaacagtaataacataaataaaataaaacaaacaatttaaacattttaaaaatacaataaaacacataaaatcagaacaaatgagtaataatacagcatcagccactggagataaaaaGGGTCAGGCataaaaacacaatatccaaagctttaataaaatgCAGAAACAAGTGCCTTCAAAACATAtacaacacaaacattaaaattataattagaataaaatcagacatattatttaaaacattacattacataagGAATCACACCATCCATAGTCACAGTCATTcccatatagagtctcacttatccaacataaacgggctggaccCAGCACAAGCCCTGAATCTTTTGTATTCTCGTTTGGACAGGTTGGAGACAAATTGCCCAGCGTGGAGGTCTATGAGGGAGACCCTGGCACCAAAGTGAATCTTGCCAGCCTTTTCAAGGGAAAGAAGGGCGTCCTCTTCGGGGTCCCTGGTGCATTCACTCCCGGATGTTCAAAAGTGAGTAGGAACCGGTGTATTTCTCCTTGTAGAAGCTGAATTTATACCCCTtccttcccagaatcccccatctAACATGATCAAGGGACATAAAAGTTATTGGTTTGGGGTGCTAAGTTATTATCCAGAGCGAGGACACACCTGTGTTTACTAGAGTCGAATGGAATGcatacctcaattttcaaaaccctgaaactgaaaaaaaaattgcaactAATTTGGCCATGACAGTGGCTGCAGGCTTAGAATTccacctttaaaaacaaaagtgttagaacaccgaAGCCTccagcaacagaaaagaaaaacttgGCATCTAGGTTGTGCTATGAAAGCCCTTTAGTAGCGTGTACTGTGTCTCCATATTTTGGTCAGAATGGCAGTTATTTAAAAGACAGGTATATGCTGGAACTCATGGTGCAATGCAATGTGGTCAGGAAGTTGCTTTAACTCTGTCAAGAATGGGAGTGTTGGATAACATTTGGCTCATATGTTTTGGGGCTATCATTTCCATAATTCCTTACCATGCTGGcaagggctgctgggagttgaaatcccaaaTGCATTTGCTGATagagattgagtatcccttgttCTCCAAAATCTGAATTTTTTCATAGGGGTTCTttggctttctgatgattcaaattattattattattttactgacacaaaaacacagtatgagacagcaaacgagctgcatatgctggatttcgtatcacaaaaccacaagtaaaatacttcccaagcgtttaggattattattgttgttgttgttgacacaaagacagagtatgacacaacaaagGAGAcgtacatgctggatttcgtatcacaaaaccacaagttgaacacttcccaagcatttaggactatcaatgttgttg
The Anolis carolinensis isolate JA03-04 unplaced genomic scaffold, rAnoCar3.1.pri scaffold_14, whole genome shotgun sequence genome window above contains:
- the trmt112 gene encoding multifunctional methyltransferase subunit TRM112-like protein; translated protein: MKLLTHNMLTSHVRGVRPGGGFPLRIQATEVKVNNVDFNPEFTARMVPKVEWGALVEAAESLGHRSDLPAEPIPDYESNEDFLRKVHHVLMEVEVVEGVLKCPDTGREFPITKGIPNMLLSEEET